ACCTCTGGTACGAGGAGGTGCTGGCCGCCGGCGAGAAACCAGTGTCCGAGGACCAGCTCAAGGAACGGGAGAAACAGGGTGCGCCCGGAGGTGCGCCGGCGGGGCAGCAGGGTTCCTGAACTCTGTTCCCGCACACCGCAGCGGCAGCCGTCCCTCCGGGGCGGCTGCCGTTCGTTTTTCCGGAGATCAGGTCTCGCCTGGCTCCGGAGCAACTCACGCAAGCATGCGCAGGGTGAGCCATGAAGTTCATGTGTGTGGCCCGGCTGGATGACACCGACGAGCATGTCTACGAGCGGGCCGCCCAAGTCGGTGAGCCCGCGGTGCCGGGTTCCTTTGTGTTCACCTTTTCCGATCGCGACCCGGCTGCGTTCCAGGGCAAGGAGTTGCAGGCCTTCCGTCACGGTTTTTTGGGCACGCGCTCCTTTGGCTGGGCAACGGTGGTGGTCATCGCCGAGATCGACGACGGTGAGTACAAGAGCGTCATCGAAAGCCTGGCCCGCCACTTTGTCAGCGAGTACGGCGCCCCGGACCTGGAGGCGGCCCTGCCGGTGGCCCGCGACGAGGCAGAGTATGCGGCCAGTCTGTGCGAACATGAAGTGAATACCCTGTTGGCGGTGGAGCGCGCCGCGGACGCCGACGGCATTCACGAGGCATTCAAGACCGTGCAGCCCCAGGCCGACTGGGAAGGCGCCGGCAACAAGCCGGTGCGGGTCTGGGATTTTTTTCGCGAAGATGGCGCCTGAGCCTTTTATGGCGGGTTGCCCGGACTTCGCGCCCGTCAGGGTGTTGCGTTTTCGCCCGGGCAACCCGACCATGCAGTAAGATGCGGCGTAGGATGACCGACGCATGCACTGCCGAGAAACCGAGGAGGAGTCCATGAGCGAAGCCAGTGGTCGTAGCCCGCAGGTTGATCCGGAAAAGCTGTCCCAGTCCATGCTGGAGGTGGCCGGCAAGAGCCAGAAGCTCGTCCAGGATTTTCTCTCCCGCCAGGAATCGGCAGAGCTGATCAGCCACGATGACTCCCGCCACATGTTGCAGCTCTTCCAGGATTTCTATGCCCGGCTCATGTCGGATCCGGTCTCGCTGGTGCAGGCGCAGATGCAGTTCTGGCAGAACTACATGGCACTGATGCACAGCACCAGCATGCGCATGATGGGGATGGACTCCGAGCCCGCCATTGCGCCCAAGCCCGGCGACAAGCGCTTCAAGGACGCGCAGTGGGAAGAGAACCCGCTGTTCGACTTCATCAAGCAGTCCTACCTGCTGACGGCGGACCATGTGCACAACACCGTCGCCAACGTTGAAGGCATGGACGACAAGACCAAGCGCAAGGTGGACTTCTATACCCGGCAGTTCGTCAACGCCATGTCGCCGACGAACTTCGTCGCCACCAACCCGGAAGTGCTGCAGAAGACCATCGACACCGGTGGCCAGAATCTCATCAATGGCCTGAACAAGCTGCTGGAGGATCTGGAACGCGGCAACGGTGAGCTCAAGATCCGCATGACCCATCCGGAGGCTTTCGAGGTGGGCAAGGACATGGCCGTCACCCCGGGGAAGGTGGTCTACCAGAATGACCTGATCCAGCTCATTCAGTACACGCCCACGACGGAGCAGGTCCACAAACGGCCGGTGATCATCACGCCGCCCTGGATCAACAAGTACTACATACTGGACCTGCGCCCGGACAACTCCGTGGTCAAGCACCTGGTGGACCAGGGTCATACCGTGTTCATGACGTCCTGGCGAAACCCCACGCCGGAACTCGCCGACAAGACCTTTGACGACTACATGCTTGAAGGCCCGCTGTCGGCCATGGACGTGGCGGAAGAGATCACCGGTGAGTCCGAGTTCAACATGGTGGGCTACTGCCTGGGCGGGACGTTGCTCGCCAGCACCCTGGCGTACTGCGCCGAAAAAGGCGACAAGCGTCCGCAGAGTGCCACCTTCTTCGTGACGTTGCTGGATTTCGAGAGCCCCGGGGACCTGGAACTGTTCATCGACGAGGAGCAGCTGGAGGTCCTGGAAAAGCAGATGAACGAGCGCGGCGTGCTCAAAGGCAGCCAGATGGCCACCGCCATGAATATGCTGCGGGACAACGACCTGATCTGGTCATTCTTCGTCAACAACTATCTCCACGGCGAGGATCCGTTCCCCTTCGATCTGCTCTACTGGAACCAGGACTCCACCAACATGCCCGCGCGCATGCACTCGTTCTACCTGCGCAACATGTACCTGAAGAACAAGCTCCGGGAGCCCGGCGGTATCAGCTTGAACGGTGTGCCCATCGACCTCTCGAAGGTGGAGGTGCCGGCGTACTACATCTCCACCAAGGAAGACCATATCGCGCCCTGGCGTGCCACTTACGAGGGCGCCAAGCTATTGTCCAGCAACGTCAAGTTCACCCTGGGCATGTCCGGGCATATTGCTGGGGTGGTCAACCCGCCATCGAAGAACAAGTACGGCTACTGGACCAATACCCGCACCGGCAAACTGCCGGCGGACCCGGATGACTGGTGGGAAAAGGCCGCCTTCCGGGAAGGCTCCTGGTGGCCGGACTGGCACAAGTGGCTGGGCCAGAAGGGCGGCGCCAAAGTGGATGCGCGCACGCCCGGGAGCAAGAAGCACCCGCCCATCGAGGATGCTCCCGGCAGCTACGTGCGCGAACGCCACGACTGACGGCTGCGACGGTTACCACGTCACCGGCGACGTTCTGGCGTCGCCGGTGACAGTACAGCGGGTCACACCAGGATCAGTGCGGCGATCCCCGTGATCGCCATGGCGCCCAGCACGGGAGCCACGCGTACGGCCATGGCCCGACCGCCAATGCCGCTGGCGAGGGCAGCCTTGCTCAGACTGTTGGTGGCCGCGGCGATGATCATGCCGGTCACGGCCACGTCGGCCGCGGTGTCGGCAGCCGCCAGCCGGGCCAGTGACACCAGAATCGCGTCTACGTCCGCCAGCCCGGAGATCGCCGCCAGGACCAGTATGCCGGCGTCCCCGAACCACGCCTCCAGCGCCGCGGTGAGCAGCAGGATCAGGGCCAGCAGCAGGCCGAATCCGAACGCGGCCTTGAGTTCGATGGGGTTCGGGAGATGGGTCTCGCGGTGACTGGTGGCGCTTACCCGCCAGGCGAGAATGGCCGCACCCAGCAGGCCCGTTGCCGCCATCGCCAGCAGTGGCGGCGTGATTTTCGCAAGCAACGCCGGATTGATGACAGTCAGCAGAACCGCCATGCGCGCGAACATGGTGGTGCACCCCAGGACCAGGCCGGCCGAGAGCACCGCCTGCAGTTCCGGCCGCCCGCGGGCGAGCCGGGCAAAATTCAGTGTCAGCGCCGTGGACGAGGCCAGCCCGCCGAAGGCGCCGGTCACCAGCAGCCCGCGCGTGGCTCCCACCAGCCGTACGGCAATGTAGCCGGCGAACGAGAGGCCGGCCACCAGCACCACCAGCATCCAGATCTGGCGCGGATTCCAGGCATCCCACGGCCCGTAAGCCGTATCCGGGAGCAGGGGCAGGAGCACCACCGAGAGCAGTAGCAGCGTGAACGCCGCCTGGAGTTCTTCTCGGGTAAT
The DNA window shown above is from Aquisalimonas sp. 2447 and carries:
- a CDS encoding alpha/beta hydrolase, with the protein product MSEASGRSPQVDPEKLSQSMLEVAGKSQKLVQDFLSRQESAELISHDDSRHMLQLFQDFYARLMSDPVSLVQAQMQFWQNYMALMHSTSMRMMGMDSEPAIAPKPGDKRFKDAQWEENPLFDFIKQSYLLTADHVHNTVANVEGMDDKTKRKVDFYTRQFVNAMSPTNFVATNPEVLQKTIDTGGQNLINGLNKLLEDLERGNGELKIRMTHPEAFEVGKDMAVTPGKVVYQNDLIQLIQYTPTTEQVHKRPVIITPPWINKYYILDLRPDNSVVKHLVDQGHTVFMTSWRNPTPELADKTFDDYMLEGPLSAMDVAEEITGESEFNMVGYCLGGTLLASTLAYCAEKGDKRPQSATFFVTLLDFESPGDLELFIDEEQLEVLEKQMNERGVLKGSQMATAMNMLRDNDLIWSFFVNNYLHGEDPFPFDLLYWNQDSTNMPARMHSFYLRNMYLKNKLREPGGISLNGVPIDLSKVEVPAYYISTKEDHIAPWRATYEGAKLLSSNVKFTLGMSGHIAGVVNPPSKNKYGYWTNTRTGKLPADPDDWWEKAAFREGSWWPDWHKWLGQKGGAKVDARTPGSKKHPPIEDAPGSYVRERHD
- a CDS encoding DUF6505 family protein, which translates into the protein MKFMCVARLDDTDEHVYERAAQVGEPAVPGSFVFTFSDRDPAAFQGKELQAFRHGFLGTRSFGWATVVVIAEIDDGEYKSVIESLARHFVSEYGAPDLEAALPVARDEAEYAASLCEHEVNTLLAVERAADADGIHEAFKTVQPQADWEGAGNKPVRVWDFFREDGA
- a CDS encoding DUF4010 domain-containing protein is translated as MNLEAAAPALLAALAIGLLIGVERGWQRREAEEGTRIAGVRTYGLLGLLGGVVGLLWQETGVAAFVVALLAVTVILVTAYALHTTEEGDSGITSAVAGLLTFVLGSLAGLGHPDIAAATAVAMVVLLGLKPELHNWLRRITREELQAAFTLLLLSVVLLPLLPDTAYGPWDAWNPRQIWMLVVLVAGLSFAGYIAVRLVGATRGLLVTGAFGGLASSTALTLNFARLARGRPELQAVLSAGLVLGCTTMFARMAVLLTVINPALLAKITPPLLAMAATGLLGAAILAWRVSATSHRETHLPNPIELKAAFGFGLLLALILLLTAALEAWFGDAGILVLAAISGLADVDAILVSLARLAAADTAADVAVTGMIIAAATNSLSKAALASGIGGRAMAVRVAPVLGAMAITGIAALILV